From Kangiella sp. TOML190, one genomic window encodes:
- the rlmD gene encoding 23S rRNA (uracil(1939)-C(5))-methyltransferase RlmD, with protein sequence MARRRRRKPLPKDPVTASIHAFSHEGRGICSIEGKTTFVDNALLGEVVDFLYTEKRGKFDEGLAVEIHQASNDRVSPPCAHADICGGCSLQHMANAAQIAHKQSVLVEQLKHFGAAEDYELVEPMQADVLGYRRKARLGVKYVPKKGGALVGFREKKSNFLAQIESCAVLDQRVGQLIRPLRDMISELDTNDKTAQLEVAMGDDQVALVVRHLVELTEKDKTLWTDFGQKHGLYIYLQPKGPDTVHLLYGPDKRDWLSYRIDAFDVELLFHPMDFTQVNASINQQMVKKAIDWLEPKDEDRILDLFCGLGNFTIPLATVAKNVVGVEGSDAMVERGAMNAKHNGLANVEFYATNLQDDFTAEDWAQQGFNKVLIDPPRSGALDVVQNITRFNPERIVYVSCNPATLARDAGELKEKGYQLVKAGVMDMFPGTTHTESIALFEKGKKV encoded by the coding sequence ATGGCAAGACGTCGCCGCAGAAAACCATTACCCAAAGATCCTGTCACCGCATCGATCCATGCCTTTTCTCATGAAGGTCGAGGTATTTGTTCAATCGAGGGCAAAACTACCTTTGTCGATAATGCGCTCTTGGGCGAAGTGGTGGATTTTCTCTATACCGAAAAGCGTGGCAAGTTTGACGAAGGCTTGGCGGTTGAAATTCACCAAGCTTCTAATGATAGGGTTTCGCCACCATGCGCTCATGCAGATATTTGTGGCGGCTGTAGTTTGCAACATATGGCTAATGCGGCGCAAATTGCCCATAAGCAGTCGGTACTGGTAGAGCAGCTCAAGCATTTTGGCGCGGCAGAAGACTATGAATTAGTTGAACCGATGCAAGCCGATGTGTTGGGGTATCGCCGTAAAGCGCGTTTGGGCGTGAAATATGTACCGAAAAAAGGCGGCGCCTTAGTAGGTTTTCGTGAAAAGAAAAGTAATTTCCTAGCACAAATTGAGTCTTGTGCTGTTCTGGATCAGCGAGTAGGGCAGTTGATACGTCCGCTGCGCGATATGATTTCGGAGCTTGATACTAATGATAAAACCGCACAGCTTGAGGTCGCCATGGGTGATGATCAGGTAGCTCTAGTGGTGCGTCATTTGGTAGAGCTGACGGAAAAAGATAAAACCCTATGGACCGACTTTGGCCAAAAACACGGTTTGTATATTTACTTACAACCCAAAGGCCCAGATACGGTACATTTACTTTATGGTCCCGATAAGCGTGATTGGCTGTCTTATCGCATCGATGCTTTTGATGTGGAATTATTGTTCCACCCGATGGATTTCACTCAAGTCAACGCCAGCATTAACCAGCAAATGGTGAAAAAAGCCATCGACTGGCTAGAACCAAAAGATGAGGATCGTATTTTGGATCTGTTCTGTGGCTTAGGGAATTTCACCATTCCGCTAGCCACCGTTGCTAAAAATGTGGTCGGCGTCGAAGGCTCAGATGCCATGGTCGAGCGCGGCGCCATGAACGCCAAGCATAACGGCTTAGCCAATGTAGAGTTTTACGCCACTAATTTGCAAGACGACTTCACTGCCGAAGACTGGGCGCAACAAGGCTTTAATAAGGTGCTGATCGACCCACCACGAAGCGGAGCCTTAGACGTAGTGCAAAACATCACCCGCTTTAATCCAGAGCGTATAGTGTATGTATCGTGCAACCCAGCGACCTTGGCGCGTGACGCTGGCGAGCTTAAAGAAAAAGGTTATCAGCTGGTTAAGGCGGGGGTGATGGATATGTTTCCAGGCACAACCCACACAGAATCCATCGCCTTGTTTGAAAAGGGCAAAAAAGTCTAA